A window of Streptomyces gilvosporeus contains these coding sequences:
- a CDS encoding class I SAM-dependent methyltransferase: MESIQTNVDAFTTGVLDGLPIEPSWNCLELGAGAGSIAYWLAGRCPDGRVVAVDLDTRHLDASQATNLEIQEADITCEDYAPGSFDLIHARYLYCHLPDRDAMVERAAGWLVPGGRLVIEEPYHLPAETSSFPVVQRILAGYQRMYREHGADMTWARSLPARLASSGLTEVSFTGNLGCMGGLDKDRWRPLIAQAAPALLAEGLVTEADLSEFAGLLDDPAFIDIPQVTVSAWGRRPSQLPNASAHAGRG; this comes from the coding sequence TTGGAGTCCATCCAAACCAACGTCGACGCGTTCACCACCGGCGTCCTCGACGGCCTTCCCATCGAACCCTCCTGGAACTGCCTGGAACTGGGCGCGGGCGCCGGCTCCATCGCCTACTGGCTCGCCGGACGTTGTCCGGACGGACGTGTGGTCGCCGTCGACCTGGACACCCGTCATCTCGACGCGAGCCAGGCTACGAACCTGGAGATCCAGGAAGCCGACATCACGTGCGAGGACTACGCGCCCGGCAGCTTCGACCTCATCCACGCCCGCTACCTCTACTGCCACCTGCCCGACCGCGACGCGATGGTCGAAAGGGCCGCCGGCTGGCTCGTCCCCGGCGGCCGGCTCGTCATCGAAGAGCCCTACCACCTGCCCGCCGAGACCTCCTCTTTCCCCGTGGTCCAGCGCATCCTGGCCGGCTATCAGCGCATGTACCGCGAACACGGCGCAGACATGACCTGGGCACGCAGCCTCCCCGCCCGGCTCGCCAGCAGCGGACTGACCGAGGTGTCCTTCACCGGGAATCTCGGCTGCATGGGAGGACTCGACAAGGACCGCTGGCGTCCCCTCATCGCCCAGGCGGCCCCTGCCCTCCTGGCCGAGGGCCTCGTCACCGAAGCTGACCTGAGCGAGTTCGCCGGCCTGCTGGACGACCCGGCGTTCATCGACATCCCGCAAGTCACCGTCTCCGCATGGGGGCGCCGCCCTTCGCAACTCCCGAACGCTTCTGCGCACGCTGGCCGCGGATAG
- a CDS encoding Lrp/AsnC family transcriptional regulator produces MDTVSMDTVSMDATDRGLVHALQIDGRVSFRAVAEVLGVSENTVARRYRRLRSSGVLRVVGVVNGVRLGYSSWTLRVRCTPDAAGSIAAALAARPDTSYVHLLSGGTEVSCNVQTPTAAERDALLLDKLPRTSRVTAVSAHLLLRATALPATWAGSAHLTEEQVRRLRPTFVPSTTEAVALDEQDRAMLGILARDGRAGYGELGCATGSADSTAKRRLDALRRAGVLTFIVDIAPATLGFSTEARLWMSVQPSRLADVARAMADHPEVSFAAMTTGPSNLVAAVNCRDAEDLCRYLTERVAALDAIHSMETAPVIRTLKRAGTCTRTPR; encoded by the coding sequence ATGGATACCGTCTCGATGGATACCGTCTCGATGGATGCGACTGACCGCGGCCTGGTCCATGCCCTGCAGATCGATGGGCGGGTCTCGTTCCGCGCCGTGGCCGAGGTACTCGGTGTCTCGGAGAACACTGTCGCCCGGCGCTACCGGCGGCTTCGGTCGTCCGGTGTGCTCCGGGTCGTCGGTGTGGTCAACGGGGTGCGGCTCGGCTACAGCTCCTGGACGCTGCGAGTGCGGTGCACCCCGGATGCGGCCGGCTCCATCGCGGCCGCGCTGGCTGCCCGGCCCGACACCTCGTACGTGCACCTGCTCTCCGGGGGAACCGAGGTCTCCTGCAACGTCCAGACACCGACCGCCGCCGAGCGCGACGCCCTGCTCCTGGACAAGCTCCCCCGCACCAGCCGCGTCACCGCCGTCTCCGCACATCTACTGCTGCGCGCGACGGCGCTGCCCGCCACCTGGGCCGGCTCTGCCCACCTCACCGAGGAACAAGTCCGCAGGCTCCGTCCCACGTTTGTGCCGTCGACCACCGAGGCAGTCGCCCTTGACGAGCAGGACCGGGCCATGCTGGGCATCCTGGCCCGTGACGGAAGGGCCGGCTACGGCGAGCTCGGATGCGCCACGGGCAGCGCGGACTCCACCGCCAAACGCCGACTGGACGCACTGCGTCGCGCCGGAGTCCTCACCTTCATCGTCGACATCGCCCCCGCGACGCTCGGCTTCTCCACCGAAGCCCGGCTGTGGATGTCCGTGCAGCCGTCCAGGCTCGCCGATGTGGCACGGGCCATGGCCGACCACCCGGAGGTCTCCTTCGCGGCCATGACCACAGGTCCCAGCAACCTGGTTGCGGCCGTCAACTGCCGCGACGCCGAAGACCTGTGCCGGTACCTCACCGAACGCGTGGCTGCCCTCGATGCCATCCACTCCATGGAGACCGCCCCCGTCATCCGCACCCTCAAACGCGCCGGAACCTGCACCCGTACGCCCCGCTGA
- a CDS encoding NAD(P)H-binding protein, with protein sequence MAAQTTILVTGATGNVGRQVVSQLIAAHSGTVRALTRNPAAAELPDDVDIRQGDLGDPSALEAALEGANAVFLMWPFHHADPAAAVVDVIKRHAQRVVFLSSGAVQTGLAPERQPHPVGRSHGRVEQLIEESGLRWTHLRPSTFAANTLWWAPQIRTADVVHGAYGDVPMALLHEADIAAVAVHALTEDGHDRAIHILTGPEVLTQAEQVRTIGQVLNRPLQWQELPHEAARRRLLADDTFPDSFVDPLLDGYADMLAGPRPALTHTVEAVTGTPARTYRTWVSDHAAAFR encoded by the coding sequence ATGGCAGCCCAGACCACAATCCTCGTCACCGGAGCAACCGGAAACGTGGGACGGCAGGTGGTCTCCCAACTCATCGCCGCGCACTCCGGCACGGTACGGGCGCTGACCCGCAACCCCGCCGCGGCAGAACTTCCCGACGACGTCGACATCCGGCAGGGCGACCTGGGCGACCCCTCGGCGCTGGAAGCGGCGTTGGAGGGAGCGAACGCGGTGTTCCTGATGTGGCCCTTCCACCATGCCGATCCGGCCGCGGCAGTCGTGGACGTCATCAAGCGGCACGCCCAGCGGGTGGTGTTCTTGTCGTCCGGCGCTGTCCAGACCGGACTGGCTCCCGAGCGGCAGCCCCATCCCGTGGGCCGATCCCATGGGCGCGTCGAACAGCTCATCGAGGAGTCCGGGCTCCGCTGGACGCATCTGCGGCCGAGCACCTTCGCCGCCAACACCCTTTGGTGGGCCCCTCAGATCCGCACCGCAGACGTGGTGCACGGCGCCTACGGAGACGTGCCCATGGCCCTCCTCCACGAGGCGGACATCGCCGCCGTGGCCGTGCACGCCCTCACCGAAGACGGACACGACCGCGCCATCCATATCCTGACGGGCCCCGAAGTCCTCACCCAGGCCGAGCAGGTACGAACCATCGGCCAGGTGCTGAACCGCCCCCTCCAGTGGCAGGAACTGCCCCACGAGGCAGCACGTCGCCGGCTCCTGGCCGACGACACCTTTCCCGACTCGTTCGTGGACCCCCTCCTCGACGGCTACGCCGACATGCTCGCCGGCCCTCGCCCAGCCCTGACCCACACGGTCGAAGCGGTCACCGGCACACCGGCACGCACCTACCGCACATGGGTGTCCGATCACGCCGCTGCCTTCCGCTGA